The Bombus vancouverensis nearcticus chromosome 3, iyBomVanc1_principal, whole genome shotgun sequence genomic sequence AAAGAAGTAGTTCGCAGTGCAGCAGCAGCAGTTGGTAGCCTACGGGAAGCCGAATTTGATGTCAGGTTTAACCCAGATGTATTTTCTCCGGGTGTTAAACATCCAGATCCAGATGGGCCTGCTTTAAAAAAACAAAGACAATTGGTGCAAGATGCGGCCGACTTTTTACTTACCGTACAAATACCCACTTTTGTATGTTTTGATATagaatacttttatatttaatgCATCGATACAATTttgtatacaaaaaatatatgtttagttcaatttttttattacagATACGAGAATGCTTAGATCATACAGCTGCTGCAATGGATGGCAGCATATTGGTAGAAGCTTTACATGGTAAAGGCATCAACGTACGATACCTTGGTAAATTAGCAGACATGTTATCTACTGTTCCACAACTGCAATATCTGAAACGTATTGCTGTTTCGGAACTTATTTTACGCTCGGCGAAacacatttttacattttatatgcaggtatatttattaaaattgaaattaaagtggttattttaaattttataaacgtaAGAACCTAATACTTTTTTTAGGgtacagaattaatgagtctttCTGCAGCTATTAGTCATTTCTTAAATTGCTTATTCTCTTCTGCACAAATCATTCATCCACAACAAAATCTAGAAGAGGTATGGCAACATTCATTTATCAATTAAATAATATCAATAGtcgaaataattttctacataaAAGTTTATATAATTGTCGGTTTCAGCTTCAAAGTAAAACTGCCAAACGACGGAATAAAAGAAAAGGTAGAAATAACGGTCCACAACAGTCTGAAGTGGAATGGGCTTCCTTAACGCCTAAATCTCTTTGGCAACAAATTAAAGCAGATTTGAAGAGTTATTATGATTGGGAAGCACCATGTCCGGAATCGTTGGATGCCACGATAGAACATTTTCACCTTCAAAAAATTTCATTGCTTCGTAATTTCTGTATAAAGACTGGTATTCAAATTTTGTTACGTGAATATAACTTCGAGAATAAGAACAGAGTCACGTTCTTCGAAGAAGATATACTTAATATATTCCCTGTTGTGAAGCATATCAATCCTAGAGTAAGTAATGCATTTAGGATACAAAAAACAAGTCATATAGACATTTTCATAATAAGTTATTAGAAATTATTCTATTACTTCATTTAGGCTAGTGATGCATATAATTTCTATACAACTGGACAAAGCAAAATTCAACAAGGTTATTTGAAAGATGGATATGAACTGATTAGCGAGGCACTCAATTTATTGAATAATGTATATGGTGCAATGCATCCCGAAATTGCACAGTGTCTTAGAATGCTTGCGCGATTGAATTACATAATGGGTGAGCATGGAGAAGCTCTTGCCACTCAACAAAAGGCAGTCCTTATGTCAGAAAGAGTCAACGGTATAGATCATCCATATACTATTATTGAATATGTAGGTATAAAGTAAACGCACTTAATTAAtgattaaatatatgtaataattgcaattattctaatattatttttctatttgtcAACAGATCCGTCTAGCCCTATATTCTTTTGCCAATGGCCAAGTCTCTGTGTcacttaggttattatatagaGCACGTTATTTAGCCTTACTAGTTTGTGGCGAAGACCACCCAGAAGTAGCACTTCTTGACGTGAGTATCTATGCGAATACTAAAAATTCTAAAGCTTTTAATACCTTTAACCTTGACCAACGTTAATTGTTTGTTTAGAGCAATATTTCATTGATTCTTCATGCTGTCGGAGAATATGAATTGTCGCTCCGATTTTTGGAGCATGCTTTGGCTCTAAACCTTCGATATCACGGGCCACGATCTTTGAAAGTTGCTGTTTCTTATCATCTTGTCGCAAGAACTCAATCTTGTATGGGTGATTTTCGAGCGGCTTTAAATAACGAGAAGGAAACCTACGCTATTTATAAGCAACAGTTAGGCGAGGATCATGAAAAAACCAAAGAGAGTAGCGACTGTTTGAGACATTTAACGCAACAGGCCGTAGTTCTACAGAAAAAGATGAACGAAATTTATACCGGGAAATCCGGTGTAAGCCTACCACCGATTCAGGTGCAACCGCCCAGTATGGGATCCGTACTTGATATGTTGAATGTAATCAATGGTATTCTATTTGTTCAAATCAGCCAACAGGATATTGAGAATTTTAAAGCGGAAATAGAGAAACGACAGAAAGAACAAACACCTGACAGGGAGATAAAGGCGCTTCAAAATGGAAACAAGAAAAACGAGAAggagaataagaaagaagaaaaagacaataataagaaagaggagaaagagaataaaaagaacgaaaaagaaagcaaaaaagaagataaagagaATAAAAAGGACGAGAAAGAgaataagaaaatagaaaagaaagcgGAAGCACAGAAAGAACTGAACAAGTTGGAGGAAAACAAAACAGTGTTAGAGCCAATAGTAGCAGAGAGCTGAGCTCGCTTTAAACCGCTAATGATGATACTTAGTAGTCTTTTCTGAATCCTAGTCTTTCCCTGCCCGCGTCTGATCTTTTTTTAAGAGTAACGCGAGTACGGCATGTATAACTGATTGGGATAAAATGAAAATGGGAAGTGTTTGCTCGAGATAAGGATCGTTATTTGATGTATCGTATATACGTTTATAAAGTGCTATCGGAATCGAACTTTTATAGTGTGGCGATCAACAGCATAGGTGAAACATTTCGAAAGAGTTAGATTTCCTAATGGCTCGCGATGCTCAACTACAATACACCAGGCTACAGAATTTATTTGACTGACTTATAACTGCATATAATACATACACGAAAAAAATTGATTCTTCACGTATGTAAATAATtctaaatgaaaaaatttattgCCTTAGCACTTGCTTATCCAAATCTATTCGTAATTTGATGTATGAATTTCACAAATTATTGGACAGATAAAAAGAGAGTAtgatttgataaaaatataaataaatatctgtGTCGCCTAATATTGTCGCGTTTTTCAAAAGgctcaattaattttatatcataACGATAAAAGTTATGGATATTGCATACGTTACTCTTCTATCGATTGACGAAATAGTAAACTAATATTTGTTCCAGCGTATTGCACAATTGCTGCTGAAACTCGAAGGAAATGCATTGTACCAGTAAAATTAAAATGCTACGataattatttgtaaaacaaataaTGGACTTTATTATCGTAGAATATAAGTCAATTGTTTTTTCCTACACTTTCGATAGGTTATTTTATTACTACATATTTGAAATCATTATTTTGTTCCATTTAGGCATTGCTGTCACTTTCCCACTTTAGTTGTTATCATTGAACTCAATACATAATGAAGTCATATAATTGTTCTTTTATCTTTAGATACTATTAATTTGAGGTGAATCTTGTTGAGTTCAATATAAATGCTATAGGTAAAACTGATATCACATGAAAATCAACGAGGAACCGTATCTGTATCGTATTCAACAAGACAAATTCGTTTAGTTTTGTTAATTGTTTTTATACTGTATGCATCACATGAAAAGCTTCCTTTCATCTTTTTATCATCgttgttttatcgttatttttATCATCTTACATGAGGATTTaaatctgaaaataattttgaatcTAAACAAATTTCCTGTTATATGGGAAggaaaaatgtttttaaaaaatatggtGGTGGCAGGAAAAGCATGGTATAATGACAAGTGTGCTGTTATATTTCATGATCATTAATAACAGTTATCAAAAAACGACTCATTAATCAACATATTATAGAAGTAGCGTCAATTTCCTAATTACAATTAGAAATACTGCAGTTAGTTCTAGAGTTATAAACACTGAGAATTATCTGTTACCGAGCATATATCTTTATCAAATAGCATTCGCTAAAACGAATGTTAGAAATATGCTATGTTAAAATTTTATCATATTACCATAAAAATTAAGTTGAGAAATAATACCTATAATTTTTTGACATTTGTtttaaatgaaacaaaaaattttgttttgagTTTGTTATGTTTATAATAGTAACGTCGATAATAATAGCGAAAGgcgaataaatgaaaaatttctaatAGTTTCTGTTGAACGAGTTTGTATACTTTATAATATGAATTAATATGGAATTATACTGCACTTGTTAGCCAAAATGTACGATAAAGAATGCTAGTTAATAAGGATTATTCATTATGAATAAAGTTAAATACTTCATACATATGTTACCtgttatataatttcataaaatttgcgTATGAAATAAATCATTTTGTATAGAACATAAATTGACATCTTAAACAGATTCCGTATCATTCTTGTGCAAGTTTTCGACTTGTTCTGAATTTATTTCGATTTTACTTGTTTCTAAtcgttttctcttccttttattCGGTCTTTCATGCTGCTTCTGAAAATATtctctaacatctaatttgtttattaaataCTGTCGAAACGTTTCTAAAGCAACCTTGCCACCAATTCCTTTTTCAAAGATCATAGATATTTTTACTTCATCATTTTCAGGTTCTTCATGTTCTATCACTTCAGCAAAAAAGTTACATATTAACAAAGGTTCGTTCTTTCTCACGATATCTCCCGAGTtattctttattaatttttctgtaTCGTTTTCTGTAATATCATTTATTACAGATGTTTGTCCTGTGTCATGGTTCACAGATTGATTCATTAACCTTTGAGCTAATCGACGTTTTCTACGTGCATGCGACCATGTATCATTGTCCGCAATTAGTTGACACGACCAACCATTAAAGTTACCAATTGGCAAATTTAATTCTTTGATTTGTATctatatgaaaatgaaaaatatgtcaaaaactaaaatattataaatacaacatgttggaaatataaatataatcttaCATGTAACTCTTCCATTGCTTCTTCCAAAAAATTAACAAGGTCGTCAAAAGAAGCAAATTTATGTCGCATTGGGAATTGTATCTCCATCGGACGTTGTTCTTTCAGTAATTTTGCAATATAATCTCCACTTTTTCGAATGACAGGCGCATTTGTCAAATTAATAACATCTTTAGGTAAAAATGACCAAGCCAATCCCCATCTGTTAAAAAATAACATtcataaataacaaaataaaaaatttaaaataaaaaatgtttgtaaaaatatattcacCTTTTTGTGTGACCTTGACAAAACTCTGTCCATGTTGAGTTTTCTATGCCTtttttctttagaaattttaataagaATAGTAAATTACTTCTTCTACCAAACATAGTGGTGTAAATTTTTGCCTTTTCTTTAATTTCCATACTTTCTTCAATCATTTGTATTATAAATGCTCTTTCACCACCTTGAACTGTAAGTTCAACTTCGTTTCCAGTTGGTGCATTTCTTGGTGGTAATTGCTTTATAATTTTCTCTGATGATCCTTCTATTTCAAAAAAGGGTGGATTACACATTGTAAAGTGATACACATTATCctcttttataatttctttcaaTATTGTTCTTTCATCCACTTTATATACTGCAAAAGAATATtctaaagtaaaaaatataaacttgtgTATATTTTATAAGATAAATAATGTGTCATTAATTTGCCTTTTATTATGTCTtccaaattattatttttaacatgTTCAATAGCTGTCTGTATACTTGTTTTGTCAACTTCTGTAGCGATCATTTGATTTCCATACATTTTTGCAAATAATAGAGGATAAATACACACTGCCCCAGTACCTATAAAAAGATGATTATTATCACTGAAATTttctaatacaaaattttattcttaacttgatttccaATATACCAATATCTATGCCAATTACTTCCTTCATTTCATTGAAAGAAGCATGTTTCATTAAATCTTCAAtccataaaatgtaatttaagcGTAATGGCAGAGTTGGTACTAATTTATTTGGAGGTATTTTTACTTGCAGATTAAAATCATGTTTTAATAATACCTCTGTGAGTACTCGCAGAGTACCTTCTCTTTTAAAGTCAATCTTTATCTTGCCAGTtaaattctataatataataatataattcattaaatagataatatatattatatttatgtacgagatgatatatataataatagtaaacaATTGCTCAAATATGTAGCTTACAACAATTGCAATATCACGAAATTCTGGATACAGCAAAACAAGTTTTTTGAAGTCTGgtattttcttatatatattcCTTGGGTGCATAAACTTTCTTAACGACATTTctaaacaattatttttttttcttttcagtaACGATGTCAATACGTGCTTTATGGTCTTAAATTGCATAAAATATGTGTATCCATAACAATcagtaacaaatatttttatttacaaatgtaAAACCATAGATGAGATACAGAATAGATCCGGCATCTTAAGAGACTTTGTATAACATATTCTGAAATACCGACCGTTCAGTAAACTAGTAATATAGTCACAGACGAGTTATAGAATAGACGTAACATGTAATCAGTTCATGTTACACATTTTAGGGTGACTGATCACCTTACCATTTTCGTATCACATGTGATgttatcgattcagtatagtACTGGTTTGAATTAAGGTTATAGTTTTttataaaactaaaaaataataaaacagagCACCCTATAATTGCAAACGAAGCATACTTTGTATTTCTACAATACTTCAGAAAATATTACTTCATTACAGATTATAGAAAACAGTTCATATTCGGTCATAATCTCGCTAACAATTTAATAAGCTTCTTAATTATATAAAAGCATAATTCCGATCGCAACTGGTTATCATCTGCATCGGAGGAATAAAAATTGCATTTCGTGAGGATACCTTTATTTAAATTCGAGTAAAATTCTACACAAGAGGCCGTTCATGAGCCACTCAACACTATACATAAATTCATTTAAGCTGTTAACAAGAATGTCGACATCTGACTCTATTTGGTCCGTGTAAAGAGACGTAAAAATTTCATACCCTCCTTGCGAAATATTTATCCCTATACGGAACTTATACTtaaatttgttttgtaatatATTACACTAAAAATTTGTTAGcgtacattttttaaatgtttgcctaaataattgtttaaataattgtttttttttatttttcttaaggTAATTCACTTGTTGTattcgtaaaataaaatttattttttctacatAACGAGGCGCGgagtataaattttatatattggcACAAATTTGCTGTAGTAATATAAGGCtatcctgaaatattaatttaattgatttatGATCTTAATtacttgtattattttatttattaaaagagGAACATTACATTCATTACACTTAATTGTCCATTGATGATAAAGAAAGATTAGCGTTGAACTGAATTCGATTAATATTATCGACGTAAGGAAGATACCACCtaataacaaaatccgcaatcacttaattgccaacccaatagttcaTTGACCCAAACAAAATTCCCGGCatacaatatttcaattttctgcACAGCTTTGAATGAAAGAGAAGCCATTCCGCTTCAGCCAATCAGGAATCAACTGAGTAAAGTTTTGGCGCGGAGCATCACTGTACCGTCGAAAAGCGTGGTGTCAAGATGTGATGTTCTCTGAAGTGGGTAATTTCAACTACGTATGCTTCTGTTAGTATTCTATTATCTTTTATCAGCTATTTTCAGGcttgtttaataataatatgtaatacgtccttatttaatattttattaagtatTGTTATATCGAAATTCTATAGTTTCTTAAATTTATTCTAAGTGTTAGTTTTAATAATAGAAACTAATAGCTTGTATTATAAGCTTTTAAGACAGAATTTGAGTTTAATTATTGTTTCATTTTAATACAATTAGTTCAATTTTATACATTAATTCTAAATTTTTGATTACGTTTTATACAGGTCACTGGTTGAGTGCGAAGATGGCTTCGAAGGGATAAGAAACGTACAGACGTCACAATTAAGGATGATTCGGCGTAGAGGATGTAATTTGATGACATTCGATGCAAAACATTTGATATCGTttgatttattttaacaaaGATGAGCGTACGTATACGTTTATATTGCTTTTTAACTGATTCACATATTGGTATCCAACTAATATGTAATATGATAAACAATTATATAGTTTGTTAACGATGTAAAACATAgattcattcaatttttattatatttacacaAGGAATTGAAGTTTGaaataacttttatatttttgctaCATTTCGATCACGAATTCTCTATGCGTAGTTATTGCGTGTTCTTTTGGTTTAAACAAAAATCTTCATTATTGATCAATTTTCTATCTTTAAACTTcagataaataattttctttaactTCTAAACTTggatttatttaaataacattaactaaaactaatttaataaaacaatttttaaatttctaattaattttatagtctTATCATTTTAAAGGTTTTATCACAAATAAACaaaagattatttaaatattgattaataatcaacaattacgaacaaaattttcaattaaaagcgAGCGTATTATACATAACATATAACATGATGTTAGATAAAATTATAATCATACGAACtaaaatattagaattttatGATGTTTGAAATTCGCGGCAGAAATATTAAACAGATTCCCGCCTACGTTCGTGGTGTATCAAGACGGATACGCAACGTTTACCATTGCCAGATTGTAACATTTGAAACGTTGGCAGCAGTGTAAACGAACGAATCTATCGTGATGACAATTTTAAGTGGTGACAGCCGCGTATGTGTTCCTCAGCTTCAGAGTAGCATTATATACGTTTTTGCTGACACGAAACATAATTTTCTTAGTGCGTGATTTGTTTCATAAGAAGCATATGGAATATTAATCACACGTAAGGTATGTGCTTTACGATAATTTTAACGGATATCAGAAACAGATGGTCGTCGTCGATTTCGTTTCGCCTGACAGTTTGTTAATATGGACAAGTGCCACTCTGACAGTTTTCCTCTCTCGTAGTCGTATTGTTAGGCACCTGTTACCGATTCATCGTTATTTACATTCCTGTTATCTGATTCTCGCCACTTTATTATCGATTTACGTTTCGTCTGCGTGAAAAGCGGCACGATGTGAATAAACTGTATGTGGAGTAACGTTTAATGATGTCacgttggaaatatttatttcttctgGTTTGAAATGAGTTTCAAGTCAATGAGAGTACAtttcgtattttatattttcatttttcctaaAATAAATTACTATAGAACTACGCTGAGATGATGTGgttaataattgatttaaagATATAAGGAcgcttttaaataataaatggatGTTGGAGGTTGTTTTTTTAGACTATATTAGGATTGAAGTAACAAAATAATGCacagtcgttattttttaataagatTGTAATTAAACATTGTTATACTGTGGATGTGCTAAATgtgcaaaattatataaaatttatatgttaTGCATTTACATGTTATTTACATGTcatatagaatttattattatatatccagagtaaaatatttgaagaatGAAATGAGTTTCTACTTATGTTCCATTTTGTTAATTGTGTTCACAAAACTATAAATTCACATAAATATCcattaaatattgtataagTTAACTCAGTTCTTAAAATTTCATGTGGTAGGTGAATTTATCCTTTAGACTTTagatgaatatttaatataaaatactaaTAACTATTATTTCATTAACATAATTTCAATTTACATTTAAACTTGTTTGTTATCAAACAAGTATTAGAtcacatatttatatttttatacttctatgaatttaattaagaaaatgtaACTTAAATAGACGTATGTTTTAACtattaaatattagaataaGTATTTCACAttgaatatttcatacattttcatatattatgtgcattctatatattcttgtattttcaaatttccagtGAATGGACTAATTATAAATGATCTAATTGGAAGGAACTTTACATATTTGTAAACTTTATATATTCGACAGGAAATGGAATGAAGAACCTGATCGATAAATGCTTCGTTGGAAAATAGGGCTATGTGTAAATACCTTTTGTAGTCACTTAATGGGAACTACTCAATAAACCTCTGCAATCATGTGGAAAACAAAAATACGTGTGACTAGACTGCAGCTGTTCATGCATTTATGGCaattttaaatgtataaaattggaCAGAATGCACATATTGTACATGAATACCAAACTAAAGTATTCATTATAACATTTAGAGAATAAAACAAA encodes the following:
- the LOC117165875 gene encoding U6 small nuclear RNA (adenine-(43)-N(6))-methyltransferase — encoded protein: MQFKTIKHVLTSLLKRKKNNCLEMSLRKFMHPRNIYKKIPDFKKLVLLYPEFRDIAIVNLTGKIKIDFKREGTLRVLTEVLLKHDFNLQVKIPPNKLVPTLPLRLNYILWIEDLMKHASFNEMKEVIGIDIGTGAVCIYPLLFAKMYGNQMIATEVDKTSIQTAIEHVKNNNLEDIIKVYKVDERTILKEIIKEDNVYHFTMCNPPFFEIEGSSEKIIKQLPPRNAPTGNEVELTVQGGERAFIIQMIEESMEIKEKAKIYTTMFGRRSNLLFLLKFLKKKGIENSTWTEFCQGHTKRWGLAWSFLPKDVINLTNAPVIRKSGDYIAKLLKEQRPMEIQFPMRHKFASFDDLVNFLEEAMEELHIQIKELNLPIGNFNGWSCQLIADNDTWSHARRKRRLAQRLMNQSVNHDTGQTSVINDITENDTEKLIKNNSGDIVRKNEPLLICNFFAEVIEHEEPENDEVKISMIFEKGIGGKVALETFRQYLINKLDVREYFQKQHERPNKRKRKRLETSKIEINSEQVENLHKNDTESV